Proteins found in one Hypericibacter terrae genomic segment:
- a CDS encoding WYL domain-containing protein: MQTLMDKVVLITDAIRDRRQLTFMINGHARQACPHVLGTKQGKWHLFAWQFAGTSSHALQSGEERWRCFEVADISDLLVQDGEWHRGWITGKRDHHSLCMDNEVAIVDPAYAAETQSAASFRIPPPPQRRARP, from the coding sequence ATGCAGACATTGATGGACAAAGTCGTCCTGATCACCGACGCGATCAGGGACCGCCGGCAATTGACCTTCATGATCAACGGTCATGCCCGGCAGGCCTGCCCGCATGTCCTCGGCACCAAGCAGGGCAAATGGCATCTCTTCGCCTGGCAGTTCGCCGGCACCTCCAGCCATGCGCTCCAATCCGGCGAGGAGCGGTGGCGCTGCTTCGAGGTCGCCGATATCAGCGATCTGCTGGTGCAGGACGGCGAATGGCATCGCGGCTGGATCACCGGCAAGCGCGATCACCATTCGCTCTGCATGGACAACGAAGTCGCGATCGTCGATCCGGCCTATGCCGCCGAGACCCAGAGCGCCGCGTCCTTCCGCATTCCGCCGCCCCCGCAGAGGCGCGCCCGCCCGTAA